Proteins from a single region of Chryseomicrobium sp. FSL W7-1435:
- a CDS encoding DUF3267 domain-containing protein: MQCWKNINIKRQYGYDRLFLISSFIVFIVFSFTYIGMSFFVESNRSSDYFIVFLISFLAVYPTHKILHYLPLSRLQGSVKLKRYMHFHIVPMFMIRICEPIAKGRFIFALLLPFLVLSTVFLAGMYIFPVFAHYFIILFAYHCGMCVIDLIYVKELLHSPKKAWIEEIEDGYEILVTPRA, from the coding sequence ATGCAATGCTGGAAAAACATTAATATAAAAAGACAATACGGCTATGATCGCCTGTTTTTAATTTCTTCATTTATTGTCTTTATCGTCTTTTCATTTACGTATATTGGAATGTCGTTTTTCGTTGAAAGTAATCGATCTAGTGACTATTTCATTGTATTTCTTATCTCATTTTTAGCTGTTTATCCTACTCATAAAATTTTGCACTACCTGCCACTCTCTCGATTACAAGGAAGTGTCAAACTGAAGCGCTATATGCATTTTCATATTGTTCCTATGTTTATGATTCGAATTTGTGAACCTATTGCGAAAGGGAGATTTATTTTCGCTCTATTGTTGCCATTTCTTGTCTTATCAACAGTCTTCTTAGCAGGAATGTATATCTTCCCAGTGTTTGCTCATTACTTTATCATACTGTTCGCTTACCATTGTGGTATGTGTGTAATAGACCTGATTTATGTAAAAGAGCTCCTTCATTCGCCTAAAAAAGCTTGGATTGAAGAAATTGAGGATGGGTATGAGATTCTAGTAACTCCTCGTGCGTAA